A portion of the Toxoplasma gondii ME49 chromosome VIIb, whole genome shotgun sequence genome contains these proteins:
- a CDS encoding hypothetical protein (encoded by transcript TGME49_257810) translates to MLPCLPSSAAPPSSWALATSEQSELALSRFQMSRLRLKSVPTETSLESVLAHIATSDLLLGRIASLREAYPELESHILVEQAKTRILQGLKAAWSSLQLPMDCGSYRYRNMEEYFQPSDRCGFKDSITFSAGFVVRCVRIALTEVVASRFQEHPPCVVRGSGGFSGLKLDEGLLLDDVMAMIDKESGTVPGGSSPAHSVPSPPDEQHLLDELIPSLDPQDDTDQR, encoded by the exons ATGTTGCCCTGTCTTCCGTCCTCAGCTGCGCCACCTTCCTCGTGGGCTCTGGCCACCTCGGAACAGTCTGAGCTGGCTCTAAGCAGGTTCCAGATGAGCCGGTTACGCCTGAAGAGTGTGCCAACGGAGACATCGTTGGAGTCCGTTCTCGCGCATATCGCGACTTCAGACCTTCTTCTCGGTAGAatcgcttctctgcgcgaAGCGTATCCGGAACTGGAGAGTCACATTTTAGTAGAGCAAGCCAAAACACGCATTCTTCAGGGGCTGAAAGCAGCCTGGAGCAGCCTTCAG CTACCAATGGACTGTGGATCCTACAGGTATCGGAATATGGAGGAGTACT TTCAACCGTCTGACCGTTGTGGTTTCAAAGATTCCATTACCTTCTCCGCTGGATTCGTTGTTCGCTGTGTGCGCATTGCCTTGACGGAGGTAGTGGCGTCAAG GTTCCAGGAGCATCCTCCATGTGTTGTTAG AGGATCTGGAGGCTTCTCTGGTTTGAAGTTGGATGAGGGTTTGCTTTTAGACGACGTGATGGCTATGATTGACAAAGAATCCGGCACTG TACCAGGCGGATCCTCTCCAGCACATTCAGTGCCATCACCTCCAGATGAACAACATCTCTTGGATGAGTTGATTCCCTCTCTTGACCCCCAAGACGACACTG ATCAGCGCTAG